From the genome of Roseibium sp. Sym1, one region includes:
- the tnpA gene encoding IS66-like element accessory protein TnpA yields the protein MLESIPIVDLGMEEGLGVHRSLHMESICGYEILVGPAGKRHWPDEVKGQLVAETYVPGVTVNEVARRVGMKPNHLSSWRRLAREGKLVVPDLPGAKFVPAVLEPTPTSVEEDAKPLAAVEIIHGGTTIRLDASASPDRIAGIVRALERGS from the coding sequence ATGCTGGAATCCATACCCATTGTTGATTTGGGAATGGAGGAAGGGTTGGGAGTCCATAGATCGCTCCATATGGAGTCCATTTGCGGATATGAGATTTTGGTCGGCCCCGCAGGGAAGCGGCACTGGCCGGATGAAGTGAAGGGTCAGCTTGTCGCGGAGACCTATGTGCCCGGTGTGACCGTGAACGAGGTCGCCCGGCGTGTGGGCATGAAGCCCAACCATCTTTCGTCGTGGCGACGTTTGGCGCGGGAGGGCAAACTTGTGGTGCCGGATCTTCCGGGAGCCAAGTTTGTACCGGCCGTTCTGGAGCCGACCCCGACGTCCGTTGAAGAGGATGCGAAGCCGCTGGCGGCGGTGGAGATCATTCACGGCGGAACCACAATCCGCTTGGATGCTTCCGCGAGCCCGGACAGGATTGCCGGAATTGTGCGCGCCCTTGAGCGTGGATCATGA
- a CDS encoding copper-transporting P-type ATPase — MHPEVKQDKPGNCPKCGMHLVPENEVHAHSGHGHGQHAHAHQDHAAAADKSYDTVPSGYDGPVYTCPMHAQVRRIEPGSCPICGMGLELENAAMAAEGPNPELVDFTHRFWVGTALTVPLLVLTMGPYLGLSGVRGIFGERATLWIELVLGTPVVLWCGWPFLTRGWNSFRSMNLNMFSLIGMGVMSAWTFSVVAVLAPDIFPAGFRDPDGHVGVYFEAAAVIVTLVLLGQVMELRAREGTGKAIRALLDLAAKTARIVREDGTEEEIPLDDVQVGDRLRVRPGDKVPVDGVVLDGRSSVDESMITGEPVPVEKVAGESVTGATINGTGSLVIEARRVGADTMLSQIVEMVANAQRSRAPIQKYADKIAGFFVPAVIGVALLAFVGWAVWGPSPALSYALIAAVAVLIIACPCALGLATPMSIMTATGRGAQAGVLIKNAEALERFEKVGTLIVDKTGTLTEGKPRLIGVFAEPGHDESEVLRLAATLEKGSEHPLAEAIVDGAEERGVKLGSAGEFEAVTGKGVKGTVDGRPVALGNIKLVQDLGLQADDLTNRANERRDAGETVMFVVVEGKIAGLVSVADPVKETTPAALKALHELGFRIIMATGDNERTARAVAARLGIDEIRADVLPEDKASIIKELQGQGEKVAMAGDGVNDAPALAQADVGIAMGTGADVAIESAGITLVKGNLDGIVRARRLARATMGNIRQNLFFALIYNAAGVPVAAGVLYPVFGILISPMFAAFAMSASSISVVLNSLRLRGAKI, encoded by the coding sequence ATGCATCCGGAAGTCAAGCAAGACAAACCGGGCAATTGCCCTAAGTGCGGAATGCACCTTGTCCCGGAGAATGAAGTCCACGCCCATTCCGGCCACGGCCACGGTCAACATGCTCATGCTCATCAAGATCACGCAGCTGCGGCGGACAAAAGCTACGATACGGTTCCTTCCGGATACGATGGACCGGTCTACACATGTCCCATGCATGCACAGGTGCGTCGGATCGAACCGGGGTCCTGTCCCATTTGCGGCATGGGACTTGAACTCGAAAACGCAGCGATGGCTGCTGAAGGGCCGAATCCGGAACTTGTCGATTTCACCCACCGGTTCTGGGTTGGAACAGCACTGACCGTCCCTTTGCTTGTCTTGACGATGGGTCCCTATCTCGGCCTGTCCGGCGTACGCGGGATATTTGGTGAACGCGCGACGCTCTGGATTGAACTGGTCCTTGGTACTCCCGTAGTCCTTTGGTGCGGCTGGCCATTTCTGACAAGGGGCTGGAACTCGTTTCGAAGCATGAACCTCAACATGTTCTCGCTGATCGGAATGGGCGTGATGTCGGCCTGGACATTCAGTGTCGTCGCCGTGCTCGCCCCGGACATTTTCCCGGCAGGATTTCGCGATCCGGATGGGCATGTCGGCGTCTATTTCGAAGCGGCAGCGGTGATCGTCACCCTTGTGCTTCTGGGCCAGGTGATGGAGTTGCGCGCGCGTGAGGGGACCGGCAAGGCAATCCGTGCCCTCCTGGATCTCGCTGCCAAGACGGCCCGGATCGTTCGGGAGGACGGCACCGAGGAAGAAATCCCGCTCGACGATGTTCAGGTCGGCGACCGGCTCAGGGTCAGGCCCGGCGACAAGGTGCCGGTCGACGGAGTGGTCCTCGACGGCCGGTCGTCGGTTGACGAAAGCATGATCACCGGCGAACCGGTTCCAGTCGAAAAAGTCGCAGGCGAGTCCGTAACCGGAGCAACGATCAACGGGACAGGATCCCTGGTGATTGAAGCACGAAGGGTCGGTGCGGACACGATGCTGAGCCAGATCGTCGAAATGGTTGCCAATGCACAACGTTCACGCGCCCCGATACAGAAATACGCCGACAAGATTGCCGGTTTTTTTGTGCCGGCGGTAATCGGCGTTGCCCTGTTGGCCTTCGTCGGCTGGGCCGTCTGGGGGCCGTCACCGGCGCTCTCCTATGCCCTCATCGCCGCGGTCGCGGTCCTGATCATAGCGTGTCCCTGTGCGCTTGGGCTTGCAACGCCGATGTCGATCATGACCGCCACCGGGCGCGGCGCGCAGGCAGGCGTTCTGATTAAGAACGCCGAAGCTCTGGAGCGTTTTGAAAAAGTAGGGACGCTCATCGTCGACAAGACCGGTACCTTGACCGAGGGCAAGCCACGCCTCATTGGCGTGTTTGCAGAGCCCGGTCACGACGAAAGCGAAGTGCTGCGACTTGCGGCCACTCTGGAAAAAGGATCCGAGCACCCGCTGGCCGAGGCCATTGTCGACGGTGCGGAGGAACGCGGTGTCAAACTGGGCTCAGCCGGGGAATTCGAGGCGGTGACCGGCAAGGGTGTCAAGGGCACCGTCGACGGCAGACCCGTTGCGCTCGGGAACATCAAGCTTGTCCAGGATCTCGGGCTTCAGGCCGATGATCTGACCAACCGAGCAAACGAACGGCGTGACGCGGGAGAAACGGTCATGTTCGTGGTTGTCGAAGGCAAGATCGCCGGCCTGGTCAGCGTAGCCGACCCTGTGAAGGAAACGACGCCGGCAGCTCTCAAGGCGCTTCACGAACTGGGGTTCCGCATCATCATGGCGACCGGCGACAACGAACGGACCGCGAGAGCGGTTGCGGCTCGGCTGGGAATAGATGAGATCCGTGCGGACGTGCTGCCCGAGGACAAGGCCTCGATCATCAAGGAACTGCAAGGTCAGGGAGAGAAGGTCGCGATGGCCGGCGATGGCGTCAACGATGCTCCTGCGCTCGCCCAGGCGGATGTCGGGATCGCGATGGGCACTGGTGCCGATGTGGCGATCGAGAGTGCGGGGATCACGCTGGTAAAGGGCAATCTCGACGGGATTGTCCGCGCCCGTCGATTGGCGCGCGCGACAATGGGCAACATACGCCAGAACCTGTTCTTCGCGCTCATCTACAACGCCGCCGGTGTGCCTGTTGCGGCGGGTGTCTTGTACCCGGTCTTCGGTATCCTGATCAGTCCGATGTTCGCGGCATTTGCAATGAGTGCCTCATCGATCTCTGTGGTGCTGAATTCGCTGCGGTTACGCGGCGCCAAAATCTGA
- the tnpB gene encoding IS66 family insertion sequence element accessory protein TnpB (TnpB, as the term is used for proteins encoded by IS66 family insertion elements, is considered an accessory protein, since TnpC, encoded by a neighboring gene, is a DDE family transposase.), producing MIFPSNRVRILVATKPVDFRKGHDGLSALVQTVLRKDPFTGTVFVFRSRRADRLKLLYWDGSGLVMAYKRLEDTTFTWPVIRDGTMSLNHAQFEALFSGLDWRKVKALEARSPAAAE from the coding sequence ATGATTTTCCCCTCGAACCGGGTGCGTATCCTGGTGGCAACAAAGCCGGTCGATTTCAGAAAAGGACATGATGGTCTAAGCGCTCTGGTCCAGACCGTGTTGCGCAAGGACCCGTTCACCGGCACGGTTTTTGTGTTCCGGTCCAGGCGAGCCGACCGGCTCAAATTGCTTTATTGGGACGGGTCCGGTCTTGTGATGGCCTACAAGCGGCTGGAAGATACGACCTTCACCTGGCCCGTCATCAGGGATGGCACCATGTCGCTGAACCATGCTCAGTTCGAGGCGCTGTTCTCGGGTCTGGACTGGCGCAAGGTGAAGGCATTGGAGGCTCGGTCTCCGGCTGCGGCTGAATGA
- a CDS encoding VTT domain-containing protein, which produces MLNLLGATIGASLAFLIARYVASDWVTARTGGRMKRLTEGVEAEGWRFVAFVRLVPLFPFNLTNYALGLTRIRFLAYVVTSLVCMAPGAIAYTWFGHAGRKALSGDVSAIRYGLMALGLLAAIVFLPRLVRRLRGCAAVSWVETDAVTDRPRESGVTVIDVRSPDEFTGPLGHIETALNIPFGDLPDRLSELRELRGRSVVLVCKSDKRSSTAAAKLGDAGFRDVSVLRGGMEKWNRDGRAVCNGDASRTDPI; this is translated from the coding sequence GTGCTCAATCTTTTGGGCGCGACTATTGGTGCAAGCCTTGCCTTTCTCATCGCCCGCTATGTCGCCAGCGATTGGGTGACGGCCAGGACCGGCGGGCGAATGAAGCGGCTGACAGAGGGAGTGGAAGCCGAGGGCTGGCGGTTCGTCGCCTTCGTGCGCCTCGTGCCGCTGTTCCCCTTCAACCTCACCAACTACGCCCTTGGTCTCACACGCATCCGGTTCCTGGCCTATGTTGTGACGTCCCTTGTCTGCATGGCGCCGGGTGCCATCGCATATACCTGGTTCGGGCACGCTGGACGTAAGGCCCTTTCCGGCGACGTTTCGGCGATACGCTACGGCCTGATGGCCCTCGGTCTGCTCGCGGCCATCGTCTTCCTGCCTCGTCTGGTTCGCCGCTTGCGTGGCTGCGCGGCAGTCAGCTGGGTGGAGACGGACGCGGTGACCGATCGCCCTAGAGAAAGCGGGGTCACCGTTATCGACGTGCGCTCGCCCGATGAGTTCACCGGTCCGCTCGGCCACATCGAAACCGCTCTGAACATTCCGTTTGGCGATTTGCCCGATCGTTTGAGCGAGTTAAGGGAACTCCGGGGTCGATCTGTCGTTCTTGTCTGCAAGAGTGACAAGCGCTCCTCGACCGCAGCGGCCAAGCTCGGTGACGCCGGATTCCGCGATGTCAGCGTTCTGCGCGGTGGTATGGAGAAATGGAACCGGGACGGCAGAGCGGTCTGCAACGGCGATGCCAGCAGAACAGACCCGATTTGA
- a CDS encoding ribose-phosphate diphosphokinase produces the protein MILIPFPEMTALAHDIGGSMGAKVRQLGLHRFPDGESLVTLPDGLDGADVGFVATLRDPDHMALPLRFAAATAREMGACRVGLIAPYLGYMRQDKSFLPGQAVSAPLFADFLCQSFDWLLTVDPHLHRIARLEDIFRVPAMRVATARSIATWISREVPDAILLGPDSESRQWVAEVAGMAGRPFEVLQKSRSGDRLVEVSVPDGVDLRQGTPVILDDIASSGRTMVRVVERVLAAGVRPPVCILIHAVFAGSAYHEIRSAGAARIVSTDSIPHESNAIYLGEMIGQAVSAFLATPPLRDAASGTGNPAPTWTGPKK, from the coding sequence ATGATCTTGATCCCGTTCCCGGAAATGACTGCATTGGCGCATGACATCGGCGGCAGCATGGGGGCGAAGGTCCGGCAGCTCGGTTTGCACCGGTTTCCCGATGGCGAAAGCCTGGTGACTTTGCCGGACGGGCTGGACGGTGCCGATGTAGGTTTCGTCGCAACTTTGCGCGATCCGGACCACATGGCGCTTCCACTGCGCTTTGCCGCGGCAACAGCGCGCGAGATGGGTGCTTGCCGCGTCGGCCTCATAGCTCCCTATCTAGGATACATGCGGCAGGACAAAAGTTTTTTGCCCGGACAGGCAGTGAGCGCTCCGCTGTTTGCTGACTTCCTTTGCCAGAGTTTCGATTGGCTCTTGACCGTCGACCCTCACCTCCACCGGATCGCGCGGCTGGAGGATATCTTCCGGGTTCCGGCAATGCGGGTTGCGACGGCCCGATCGATCGCAACATGGATTTCCCGGGAAGTTCCCGATGCGATCCTGCTTGGGCCCGACAGCGAAAGCAGGCAATGGGTTGCTGAAGTTGCAGGGATGGCCGGACGTCCCTTCGAGGTATTGCAGAAGAGCCGGAGCGGCGACCGGCTGGTAGAGGTTAGCGTGCCTGACGGCGTCGACCTTCGTCAGGGAACGCCGGTCATTCTCGACGATATCGCTTCTTCTGGCCGCACGATGGTTCGGGTGGTCGAACGCGTTCTTGCTGCAGGCGTGAGGCCACCGGTCTGTATCCTCATTCATGCAGTCTTTGCCGGAAGTGCCTACCACGAGATACGATCCGCTGGCGCTGCGAGGATCGTTTCGACTGACAGCATTCCGCACGAAAGCAACGCTATCTATCTCGGAGAGATGATCGGCCAAGCCGTCTCTGCTTTTCTGGCGACCCCGCCTCTTCGCGACGCTGCAAGTGGTACTGGCAATCCTGCACCAACATGGACTGGACCGAAAAAATGA
- a CDS encoding MBL fold metallo-hydrolase RNA specificity domain-containing protein has translation MTRTASHTLRFLGAAGTVTGSRYLIEAGSRRILVDCGLFQGFKNLRARNRKPFPTRPKGIDTVLLTHAHLDHSGYLPALIRSGYSGRVLCTAATAELCGLILPDSGHLQEEEARHAKRNGYSRHKNPTPLYTLKDAEAALKHLDTVDFDRRVDLGGGVAATFIPAGHLQGAAQIRLETGNKVVHFSGDLGHDPDPLMRPPIPFEGADILVCESTYGNRKHPDIDPEAELAPILKRTFARGGTVLIPSFAVGRAQGLMYHIARLIKHGEIPPVPVFLNSPMSIDATEIYHRHHDEHHVPWAECVDMYRLAQRVQTVEQSKELNTRQGPMIIISASGMLTGGRILHHLISFGPDRRNTILLSGFQAGGTRGSALAEGARTLRIFGREFPIKAEVVQLQSFSGHADADEILRWMRGASRPPAMTYVTHGEPSASDTLRGRIEHELGWPARAPEHLDIINLDKPR, from the coding sequence ATGACCCGGACGGCATCCCACACCCTGCGATTTCTCGGTGCGGCAGGCACTGTCACCGGTTCGCGCTACCTGATTGAAGCTGGATCCCGTCGCATCCTGGTGGATTGTGGCCTGTTCCAGGGCTTCAAGAACCTGCGCGCCCGCAACCGCAAGCCCTTTCCCACACGACCGAAGGGCATAGACACCGTACTTTTGACCCACGCACATCTTGACCATAGTGGCTATCTTCCTGCGCTTATCCGATCCGGTTATTCCGGAAGGGTTTTATGCACCGCCGCGACCGCCGAACTATGTGGCCTGATATTGCCCGACAGTGGACATCTTCAGGAAGAAGAAGCTCGCCATGCCAAGCGGAACGGATATTCAAGGCACAAAAATCCGACGCCTCTTTACACCTTGAAGGACGCAGAAGCAGCGCTCAAACACCTCGATACCGTAGATTTCGACCGCCGTGTCGATCTCGGAGGCGGGGTCGCAGCAACGTTCATCCCGGCCGGTCACCTTCAGGGTGCAGCTCAGATCAGGCTCGAAACAGGAAACAAAGTCGTTCATTTCAGCGGGGATCTTGGTCACGATCCCGATCCGCTGATGCGGCCACCCATCCCCTTTGAGGGGGCGGATATTCTTGTCTGCGAATCCACCTACGGCAATCGAAAGCATCCGGATATCGATCCGGAGGCGGAACTTGCCCCTATCTTGAAACGCACCTTCGCACGAGGCGGTACTGTTCTAATCCCGTCGTTCGCGGTAGGCCGGGCACAAGGACTGATGTATCACATTGCCCGGTTGATAAAGCATGGCGAGATCCCGCCCGTGCCCGTCTTTCTCAACAGCCCGATGTCAATCGATGCGACCGAGATTTATCATCGGCATCACGATGAGCATCATGTTCCATGGGCCGAATGCGTGGACATGTATCGCCTGGCTCAGCGGGTGCAAACGGTTGAGCAATCGAAAGAGTTGAACACCCGCCAGGGCCCGATGATCATCATCTCGGCGTCCGGAATGCTCACGGGAGGCCGCATCCTCCATCATCTTATCAGCTTTGGTCCTGATCGCCGCAATACCATTCTCCTGTCCGGGTTTCAGGCGGGCGGCACACGTGGTTCAGCCTTGGCCGAAGGAGCCAGAACCTTGCGAATTTTTGGACGCGAGTTTCCGATCAAAGCCGAGGTCGTTCAGTTGCAAAGCTTCTCCGGCCATGCTGACGCAGACGAGATTCTGCGCTGGATGCGCGGAGCGTCACGGCCACCGGCAATGACATATGTCACGCACGGCGAGCCATCCGCGTCTGATACGCTGCGCGGCAGAATTGAACATGAGCTCGGTTGGCCGGCGCGCGCTCCCGAACATCTCGACATCATCAATCTGGACAAGCCGCGATGA
- a CDS encoding thymidine phosphorylase family protein: protein MTDTLALVPSGIDTYRQPVIYMTEDCHVCRSEGFAAQTRVRLDLHGRWIIATLNVVKRGEWLEANTAALSISAWQAIGAEPGDRGRFSHPEPPASASLIRAKAYGDRLSEGDFTAIVGDTLENRLSEIELAAFLTACTGDRLDEAETVALTRAMLAAGTRLDWGTQTVLDKHCVGGLPGNRTTPIVVAIVAAAGGLIPKTSSRAITSPAGTADTMEVMARVDLDTAELRKVVEAEGGCVVWGGALNLSPADDHFIRIERPLDLDSTGQLVASVLSKKAAVGSSDVLIDMPVGPTAKVRSREAAVALGNRLREAGRQIGLKVVLHISDGTAPVGRGIGPALEAADVLSVLRRRSDAPADLRARAIDLAGELLQLGGLADDGSGRACAEALIESGEAEAKFLAICNAQGGFREPCVARQRLEVVASRTGVLTTVDNRVIARIAKLAGAPRQKNAGVRLNVHPGALVQRGQPLFEIHAETSGELDYAHAYAQAHVDVMKIGEIAS, encoded by the coding sequence ATGACCGACACGCTTGCTCTTGTCCCCTCAGGTATCGACACCTATCGCCAGCCGGTGATCTATATGACCGAAGATTGCCATGTCTGCCGCTCGGAAGGCTTTGCAGCTCAGACCCGCGTCAGGCTCGACTTGCACGGTCGCTGGATCATCGCAACCCTGAATGTAGTGAAGCGCGGCGAATGGCTGGAAGCAAATACAGCGGCGCTTTCGATTTCGGCATGGCAGGCAATTGGCGCCGAGCCCGGAGATCGCGGGCGTTTCTCGCATCCGGAACCACCGGCGTCAGCCTCTCTGATCCGGGCCAAAGCGTATGGTGATCGGTTATCCGAGGGAGATTTTACAGCGATTGTAGGCGACACGCTCGAAAATCGGCTGTCGGAGATTGAATTGGCGGCGTTCCTAACCGCATGTACCGGAGATCGACTCGACGAAGCTGAGACGGTGGCCCTAACCCGGGCGATGCTGGCAGCAGGCACGCGTCTCGATTGGGGAACGCAGACGGTCCTCGACAAGCATTGTGTCGGAGGGTTGCCCGGCAATCGCACAACGCCCATCGTTGTGGCGATTGTCGCCGCCGCAGGCGGCTTGATACCCAAAACATCGAGCCGTGCGATCACGTCTCCCGCCGGCACCGCCGACACCATGGAAGTCATGGCACGTGTCGATCTGGACACCGCGGAATTGCGCAAGGTGGTCGAGGCCGAAGGTGGCTGCGTCGTCTGGGGTGGTGCATTGAACTTAAGTCCGGCCGACGATCATTTTATCCGCATAGAACGGCCTCTTGATCTCGATTCAACGGGGCAGTTGGTGGCCAGTGTCCTGTCGAAAAAGGCTGCCGTCGGATCGAGTGACGTCCTGATCGACATGCCTGTCGGGCCTACCGCCAAGGTCCGCTCCAGAGAAGCTGCAGTTGCTCTTGGAAATCGGCTCAGGGAAGCGGGACGCCAGATCGGATTGAAAGTTGTGCTGCACATCAGCGATGGAACCGCACCCGTCGGACGGGGTATCGGTCCGGCACTCGAAGCGGCAGATGTGCTGTCGGTGTTGCGACGCCGCAGCGATGCACCGGCCGATCTGCGTGCTCGGGCAATTGACCTGGCAGGAGAACTGCTCCAACTCGGCGGACTTGCCGACGACGGCTCGGGACGCGCCTGTGCGGAAGCGCTGATCGAAAGCGGCGAGGCGGAGGCGAAGTTCCTGGCAATTTGCAATGCCCAGGGCGGATTTCGCGAACCCTGCGTGGCGCGGCAACGGCTGGAAGTCGTAGCGAGCCGCACCGGCGTCCTCACCACTGTGGACAACCGGGTCATCGCCCGTATTGCGAAGCTCGCTGGTGCACCGCGCCAGAAAAACGCCGGTGTGAGGCTCAATGTGCATCCGGGAGCGCTTGTGCAACGTGGTCAACCCCTCTTCGAGATTCATGCCGAGACTTCAGGGGAGCTCGACTATGCCCATGCCTATGCACAGGCACACGTTGACGTGATGAAGATCGGCGAGATCGCGTCATGA
- a CDS encoding EF-hand domain-containing protein: MGGQAGMMQNMMRMMMQMHGQMMENNMQGQGGGNPMAMMDGKMMRMMMGGDMMGAPGAGEGRTNMLSRLKEFDADGDGTLSLSEFETLHAAMIRDTTVDRFQHLDADGDGKITEAEMAAPARRMKMRGMTPGSQGMMNRQAPSED, encoded by the coding sequence ATGGGCGGTCAGGCCGGCATGATGCAGAATATGATGCGCATGATGATGCAGATGCACGGCCAGATGATGGAGAACAATATGCAAGGCCAGGGGGGGGGAAACCCCATGGCAATGATGGACGGCAAGATGATGCGCATGATGATGGGTGGCGACATGATGGGTGCGCCCGGCGCCGGTGAGGGCAGGACCAATATGCTGTCCCGGCTCAAGGAGTTTGATGCCGACGGTGACGGGACCTTGTCTCTGAGTGAATTCGAGACCCTGCACGCGGCAATGATCCGCGACACCACGGTGGACCGTTTCCAGCATCTCGACGCCGATGGCGATGGAAAGATAACCGAGGCCGAGATGGCCGCTCCGGCACGCAGAATGAAAATGCGGGGAATGACGCCGGGATCGCAAGGGATGATGAACAGGCAGGCACCCTCTGAAGACTGA
- a CDS encoding ArsR/SmtB family transcription factor, which yields MSIGPKQALYSEFAAVARALGSPHRLEVLEHLGQGERSVDALAERVRLTIANTSQHLQQLRRAGLVASRRDGKYVLYRLADDGVLDLMAALSGVAERNLAEVEKIRRSYFDDRDSMEAVTREELLAKTRDGRVTVLDVRPPDEFATSHVPGAVNIPLNELEARLAELDPDTEIVAYCRGPWCVLSFEAVAALRARGFNIRRLEDGLPEWRAAGLPVEAN from the coding sequence ATGTCAATCGGCCCTAAACAAGCGCTCTATTCAGAATTCGCCGCAGTCGCCCGCGCCCTCGGGAGTCCGCACCGCCTCGAGGTTCTCGAACATCTTGGGCAAGGCGAACGCAGCGTGGACGCGCTGGCCGAGCGTGTTAGGCTCACCATCGCCAACACGTCGCAGCATTTGCAGCAATTGAGGCGAGCCGGACTGGTCGCCTCAAGACGGGACGGCAAGTATGTGCTCTATCGGCTTGCGGATGACGGTGTGCTCGACCTGATGGCAGCTCTTTCCGGCGTCGCGGAGCGCAATCTCGCCGAAGTCGAAAAGATCCGGCGGAGTTATTTCGACGATCGCGACAGCATGGAAGCGGTCACGCGCGAGGAACTTCTGGCCAAAACGCGAGACGGTCGGGTTACAGTGCTCGATGTCCGTCCACCGGACGAATTCGCAACCTCCCACGTGCCGGGAGCCGTCAATATTCCCTTGAACGAGCTGGAAGCGCGGCTCGCTGAACTCGATCCGGATACCGAGATCGTTGCGTATTGCCGCGGTCCATGGTGCGTACTCTCTTTTGAAGCAGTGGCGGCATTGCGCGCCCGTGGCTTCAATATACGGCGTCTGGAGGATGGTTTGCCCGAGTGGCGGGCGGCGGGTCTGCCGGTCGAAGCAAATTGA
- a CDS encoding sterol desaturase family protein, giving the protein MTDLLLANEPLIRLRFFLGILLAMALWEVAAPRRRREIPRLLRWSNNLGIVIVDTLLVRLTFPIVAVALAVIAEERGWGLFNAFETHAWVAFIVSMLALDLAIYLQHVMFHAVPALWRLHRMHHADLEFDVTTGLRFHPVEILLSMAIKLAVVVALGPPAVAVLVFEVLLNATAMFNHSNVRIPAGIDRILRLVVVTPDMHRVHHSIHPSETNSNFGFNLPWWDRLLGTYRPQPREGHEAMTIGIEQFRTRRDLWLDRMLIQPLIGRASNYPINRERNGDKQ; this is encoded by the coding sequence ATGACCGACTTACTGCTGGCGAACGAACCGCTGATCCGCCTGAGATTCTTTCTCGGCATCCTTTTGGCGATGGCGCTCTGGGAGGTGGCGGCGCCGCGCAGACGCAGGGAGATTCCGCGTTTGCTGCGCTGGAGCAACAATCTCGGCATCGTCATCGTAGACACGCTGTTGGTGCGTCTCACGTTTCCCATAGTGGCGGTCGCACTCGCCGTCATCGCCGAAGAGCGTGGCTGGGGGCTGTTCAATGCCTTCGAAACGCATGCCTGGGTCGCCTTCATCGTATCGATGCTGGCGCTCGACCTTGCGATCTATCTCCAGCACGTGATGTTCCATGCCGTTCCGGCTCTCTGGCGGTTGCACCGCATGCATCATGCGGATCTGGAATTCGACGTGACCACCGGTCTGCGCTTTCACCCGGTAGAAATCCTGCTGTCGATGGCCATCAAGCTCGCCGTCGTCGTGGCCCTTGGCCCGCCTGCGGTTGCTGTGCTTGTCTTCGAAGTGCTTTTGAATGCCACCGCGATGTTCAACCATTCAAATGTCCGAATTCCGGCCGGGATCGACCGTATCCTGCGGCTTGTCGTGGTGACGCCGGACATGCACCGGGTTCATCACTCGATCCATCCGAGCGAGACGAACAGCAATTTCGGCTTCAACCTGCCCTGGTGGGATCGTCTGCTCGGGACCTATCGGCCGCAGCCCCGTGAAGGTCACGAGGCCATGACCATCGGCATCGAACAATTCCGAACCCGGCGAGACCTGTGGCTCGACCGGATGCTGATCCAGCCACTGATCGGCCGCGCCAGCAATTATCCAATCAACCGCGAGCGAAACGGAGACAAGCAGTGA